The nucleotide window CACCTGCAGAACGTTCATCGCCGCACCGAACTTGAAGGTCAACGGCAGCGGGAAGGCTTCGAAGCGATATTCCTTTTCCTGCGAAACGTTTTGCATGGTCACGGCGATGCGCAGGTCTTTATAGCCGGTATAGAAGATCGTCCCAAAATCGATTGCCATTACATTCATCTTGGCCTCGAATTTCTCCGGATTGTCGAAAGATCCCTCCAGCGAGCTGCCGAGATTTTCATGCACGTATCTCAGGCTGCCGCCGAAGGAGAACTTGTTGGAGACACGCCGCGCAAAGCTGACACCGATGAGCCAGCTCTCCGGAGAGAAGGTGCCGGTCTCTTCATACAGTTCCGCACCACTCGTAAAACGCGTGCCATTCAAATTTCCCCAGTCCACCGTCATGAAGTGGACGCCAAACGTGCCGATGGCGCCGGCCGTGTACGACGCCGAGGCGGCATTGACGTCGATGTCGGCGATCCACCGGGTCTGATTGAGAAAAATATGGCGGCCTTCGGTCAGCGCCAACCCGGCCGGATTCCAGAACACCGCACCGGCGTCGGCGGCCATCGCCGTATAGGCGCTGCCGAGCG belongs to Cytophagia bacterium CHB2 and includes:
- a CDS encoding PorV/PorQ family protein, with translation MKNMQKATTLLLLVALCAVVPALGQGVDKIAQTGMKWLSIPVGARASALGSAYTAMAADAGAVFWNPAGLALTEGRHIFLNQTRWIADIDVNAASASYTAGAIGTFGVHFMTVDWGNLNGTRFTSGAELYEETGTFSPESWLIGVSFARRVSNKFSFGGSLRYVHENLGSSLEGSFDNPEKFEAKMNVMAIDFGTIFYTGYKDLRIAVTMQNVSQEKEYRFEAFPLPLTFKFGAAMNVLQVMQSAESDQSITLSVDALHPRDFSERLHFGAEYSFKKMFFLRTGYKTNYNEEDVTLGGGAKLTMGKTAFALDYSYLAFENFDAVHMFSFDFEF